The genomic segment CCCATTTTTTTTATCTTCAATTGAAGATACTTTTAGTTTTTTATCATTTATAATTATAGTATCTCCTAGAATTAATTTTTGATATTTAGGTTCTATTTTCTCATTTTCAAATATTAGTTTTTTTAATTCTCTTACATCAAAATCATTTACTATACCTCTCGGTTTCTTATTAATATTATTACTCCCATCATCTAAATGCATATTATATATATAATCTTCAGATAATTACCTAATTTCTTCCAATGTTATCGTTTTCCTCTTTAGTTCTAGAGCTCTCTCCTGTATGTGCAAGAATTATATGAGTACTTGTCTTATCACTAACAACCTCTGCATCACTTGGCATACTTGATACATCATCTTTTGGTAATTCTTCTATTTCTTCTCTACCATTTATTAGATACTCTGAATATATATTACCTGGTGTTGCTCCTAATAATTTCCCTTCTTCTGTTTTTCTTCCCTCTTCATGTATTCCATATTCTCTTGCTAATGCTTTCTTAAACTCTAACTCACTCATATTTCCAAATGTATATACATTTTCATATGTTATCTTATACTTTTAAATAACTAAATTCCTATTACTTATACTAATGTAAGTCTATATATTCCTCCTAAGATAAAAGACAGATATATGTATTAATGTTATTAGTTTTTTCATAATTGCCTTTCTACTTTAGATATATAATCCCATACTTATTTCTCTTTCTAATTCTTTTACATTATAATGGTATTCAAATATCCAATCTAACCACTCTTCTTTTGTTATTGTATTTAAATCAAATTTTTTCATAAATTCATATGGTTCATAATATTCTTTTGCTGGAGTTATATTTATTAATTCTTTTGGTGCTATTTCATGATCTATTCCTAAATCTATTCCATGATACATTGCTATCTTTGCATACATTATTACAAATATATGTAAGTAAAAATCAAATGCTGTACTCATGTCATTTAACATCTTTTTTGCTACCTTTTTCTCAAGCATTTTTTCTAGTGTTTCTTTCATCTTTAAACTGTCTTTTAATGCTAATGCTTTTAAAAATTCAAATTCTAAATATACATATTTATGATATGAAGATTTTGAGGGATTATTTAAATATATATCTGATCTTCTTATCACATCTTCCCAATCACCTTTAAGAGCTAGTAATATAGTTCTTGATAAAAATCTATATGATTCTGATTTAATATATTTATCTTTTTCATTTTCATATGCTACTACATCAAGATTTCTAATTAAAAAATCTATTATTTCTTTATTGTTAGACATTAATGTTTCACTAAATTCTACATGTCCTCCTCTAAGTATACCTCTTGAATCACTACCCATTATACATAGTTTCCCATATATATACATATCTTGTTTAAATTTTTCAAGGTCTTTTTCAAAAAGTAAATTTTTTGAACCTCTAAATCTATATATTTTTCCTATAAATCCTATAATTAATAAAGACTCTTTATTTAATATACGTTTTAATCTTTCTTCTTCATATTTTATTGCACAATTTAAATTATCTACTACTAAATCAATTCTTTCTTCTCTTATTTTTTGACTAACCAACATCTTACTCCTCTATTTAACTTTATTATTTACTTTTAAAGGAAAAAATATTATCTCTCCTTTATTTTTATTTACTCCTATTCATCTATTTTTGATACATCTAAGGACTTACCACTTTTTAATCACTATTTAAACTTATTGCTAAGCTTTCTTCTTTTCCATTATATATTATTCTATCTATTTCTGTAGATTGTATAATAAAGGGAATAAGGGTTAGTATTATTAGTTTTTTCATAGCACTCTTTAATAATAACATATTTCTAACCAAAACTTTACAAAAGTTTGATTTTTAAATGATAAATCATCTTCTTTGTTTTTATCTATAAGTTTCTTTTCTATAAAAAATCTTTTAATAAAACTACTAATAGAAGCATCTAATATTATTACATCACTACAAGCTACATGAAATACCGGTGTTTTATCACTATCTACTACTTGTGAAATGAAATAACCTTTATATGTTAAAGGTATTAATCCTTCTGCTTCATTAAATCTTCTCTCCATTTCATTTTCTCTTTCATCTTCATCTTCTGGCTCTGGTCCCCATAAACTTTCTGGCCAATTAAGACAATACATCTCCCATTGTTCATCATAATATTTTATGTACTCTTTTATTTTATTTATATTTTCTATAGAAAAATCTGCATAATTTATAGTATACTCATTTAAAGGCATTCCTTCTTTATATAAATTTTGTAAACACTTAGGCATTCTAAAATTATATATCTTTTCTATTTTTTCTATATCTTCATCACTTACTGGTGGTAATAATTCAATATTATTTTCTTTTACTTCTTTTAATATATTTTCAAACATACTCTCACTCTCCTATTTTAATTTGATAAATGTTTCATAATGATCTATTGTATAATATATAGAGCCATCACTTCCAAATACAAGTCTTACTTTATTTCTACCTTCTATTTTAAGGTTAAGATCAAATTCTCTAGGTAATTTACTATCTCTATTTAACCACTTTCTATTTCTCTTACCCCTTTTGGAGGATTAAATTTATTTTTTTCAATTTTTTTAATAGCTTCATATACTTCTTCTGGAACATCTTCTCTAACTTCTAAATTTTCTGTATATTTTATTTCTTTAAAAACTTTATTATTTTCTGTCTTTTTTTACTAAATTAAAATAGTAAGTGTCAAAAATATAACTTAAAAAAAGGGAGAATTCTAAAAAGTTCTAGATTTCTCCATTATTTTTTGGGCTATTTCGAAACAGTCCCCTTTTTTAATACATTTTATATATTTTTACTTTATAGAAAATTCATATTTACTATACTTAAATTCTAGCTCAACATATATTTTTGTAATTTTCTACTTGATAATGCTAATACTAAAGTTCCAAGTATCAATATTGTTGATAATGCATTAATTGTTGGACTTACTCCAAATTTAAGCATTGAATATATTTGTATAGGTAAAGTATCAGAGTTTGTTCCTGTAACAAAACTTGTAATTACAAAATCATCAAGTGATAATGTAAGTGACATTAAAAATGCTGAAACTATACCGGGAACCATAGTTGGTAGTATTACTTTATTTAAAGTTTGTAATTCTGTTGCACCTAGATCTCTTGAAGCTTCTACTATAGAAAAGTCAAATTCAGATAATCTTGACATTAATATAAATAAAGAAAAAGGTATATTAAATGTCGTATGTGCTATAAATATTGTAAACATACCTAAAGGTATTTTAGCAAAATTCATATTAAAGAATAAAAGTAATGATACCCCTATAATTAAATCAGGTATTACTAAAGGAATATAGTTTAATACTTTTACATATGATTTAACCTTAAAGTTATACCATTTAATTCCTATAGCACCTAAAATAGCTATTACAACTGAAACTGCTGATGAAGTAAGTGCAATAACTATACTTCTTCCAAAAGCTTGCCAGAGTCTAGGTGATTTTGTAAATAGTTCTATATACCATCTTAAAGAGAAAGATTTAAATTCATAACCCTTACTTGAGTTAAATGAAAGTAATATTAACATTATTATTGGTAAATAGAAAAATATCATAACCATTACGAAAAAGAATAAAGAAAATCTTCTTTTATCATTCATTATTCATCACCATCCTTATCTGCTTTAATTCCTATCCATACAAATACTGAAGTAATAAGTATAAATAGTGTAGAAATAGCCGATGCTGATGGCCAATCTCTTAAGCTAAACATTCTTGTAGCAATAATATTTCCAAGCATTATACCATCTGTTCCTCCAACTAAATCTGGTACTGCATATGAACCTATAGCAGGTACAAATGTTAATACTAATGCTGTAATAATTCCATTTTTTATACCAGGTAAGAATATTTTCATATGAGCAGTAAAATTACTTGCTCCTAAGTCTCTTGCTGCATCTATTAACGAAAAATCAAATTTTTCTATTGCAGTATATAGAGGTAATATTGCATAAGGTAAGAAAATATAAACAGAAATTATTATTACCGCAGTTCTATTGTATAATAGATCTAGAGGTTTATCTAAGAAGAATATTTTAACTAAAAATCTATTTAATATCCCATTATTTCCTATTAATGCAACTATAGAAAATATTCTAACTAAGAAGTTAGTCCAAAATGGTATTACTATTAATAATAACCATAAATTTTTTCTCTTCGAACGAGAAATAAAATAGGCTGTTGGTATTGCAACTAGTATTGTTATTAATGTAATAACTACTGATAAATTAAGTGTCTTTAAGACTATCTTAAATATATCTTGTGAGGCAAATATATCTTTATACGCCTTTAATGTGAAAGTTGTATAACTAGATATACCACCATATGCTCCTTTTTTAAGGAAACTAAAATATACTATTATTGCAGTTGGAATCGCAAAGAATACACTCATCCAAATTGTTATTGGCAAAAAATATAGATATCTTAGTACTGATTTTTCTTGTAATATATCGTTACGTGCCATTAGAACACCTCCACTAGATATGCATCTTCATAATTCCAGTAGAAATACACCTTTTCTTTCCATACGAATAATTCTTCTTCTTCTAAGAACTCTCTATGTTGGTCAAATGCTCTAATTATTCTATTTGAACCTTCAACTTTAATAAATAGTTTAGATTGGAACCCAGAGTAAATTACTTCATCTACTACACCAGTTAGTACCTTGTATTTAGGGTTTTCTTTTGGTGGTTTTACATCTACTTTAATTTTTTCTGGTCTTAAAGTTAATTTAACTTTATCCCCTGGTTTTACGGGTTTATCAAGTTCAACTTTAAATTCTCCAATTTCATCAGATTTAGCAAGTGCATAATTTTCAAATACTTCTGTTATTTCTCCAGTTAAGAAATTAGTTTCACCTATAAAGTCTGCGATAAATTCATCATTTGGTTTTTCATAAATTTCATTTGGAGTACCTATTTGTAAGATATCTCCTTTGTTCATTACTGCTATTCTATCAGATACTGATAGAGCTTCTTCTTGATCATGAGTTACAAAGACGAAAGTAATACCTACTTCATCATGTATAGTATCAAGTTCTATTAATAATTTTTGTCTTAACTTTGCATCAAGTGCTGAAAGTGGTTCATCAAGTAATAATACATCAGGTTTACCTATTAAGGCTCTTGCTATTGCAACCCTTTGTTTTTGTCCTCCTGATAAATTTTCAGGCATCTTATTTTTATGTTCTAATAATCCAACTAATTCTAAGTATTTTGTTACTTCTTTCTCTATTTCATCTTTTGCAATACCTTTTAATTTTAAAGGGAATGCAACATTATCATAAACTGACATAGTTGGGAACAGTGCATAATTTTGAAACACTGTGTTAACATTTCTTTTTTCTGGTGGTAATTTATCAATTCTTTCATTATTAACAATTATTTCACCACTATCAGGATATATAAATCCAGCTATCATTCTTAAAAGTGTAGTTTTCCCACATCCACTTGGACCAAGTATAGAAAAAAACTCTCCTTTTTTTATTTTTAAACTTACATCTTTAAGTATTTTTTCTCCCCCAAAACTCTTTGCAACATTTTTTATTATTATATCATCTTTTTCCAACTATCCGTCTCCTTTACATATTAATTTTTACTGAAAAATTCTTTTGCTAACTCTTTTAAATAGAATAAATCTTGTACTCCACATACTTCTCTAACTGAGTGCATTGCTAGCATTGGTACACCTAAATCTATTGAATCTATATCTAAGTGTGTTGACGATATTGGCCCTATAGTTGAACCTCCAACTTCATTTGATTGATTTACAAAGAATTGTATCTTAATATCAGTTCCTTCTATTATTTGTTTTACAACAGCTATCGAGAATCCATCAGATGTATATCTTTGATTTGCACTTATTTTAACTTGTACACCTTCATTAATTTTTCCAAGGTTAGTTGGATCACTCTTACCTAGATATGCAGGATGAGCCGCATGTGCTCCATCTGCTGATAAGATAAATGATGATGATAACATTGTTAAGAAAGTATTTCTATCCATTCCTAATGAATAAATTATTCTTTCTAATACATTTGATAAGTAGTTTGAATCTGCCCCTTGTTTAGTTGCTGATCCTATTTCTTCATTATCAAATCCAACAAATACATTAATTTGATTGTCTGCATTTTCTGCTTCAACTAGTCCTAATAAACCTGAATAAACAGAGACTAAATTATCAAGTTTTGGTGCAGAAATAAATTCTTGATTTATACCTACAAGTGCTCCTTTTTCAGTTGCATAAACATATAGATCAAAATCTAAAATATCTTCCTTTTTAATATTAAATTTTTCAGATATTAAGTTTAATAAGAAGTCATCTTTTTCAAAACTTTCATTAACTAATCCTATTATAGGTAAAGTGTCATTTTGTCTATCTATTTTAACACCATTATTTACTTCTCTATTTTGGTGTATAGCTAAATTAGGTATAGTTAAAATTGGTTCTTCTATCTTAATCTTAATAGTTTTAGGTCTAAATATATCATTAGTTCTAACAACTACTCTACCTGCTATAGATAAAGGTCTATCAAACCAAGTATTTAAAATTGGTCCTCCATAAACTTCTGTATTTAATCTTATTACACCATTTACAGTCATAACAGGGTTTGGTTTAATTCTAAAACCTGGTGAATCTGTATGAGAACCAAAAATTTTAAATCCTTTATTAACATCTAAATTTTCACCAATAGTAAATGCTATTATTGTTGAATTAGATCTTTTAACAAAGTATTTTCCACCTTTTTTTAATTCCCATTTTGCAGTTGGTTCTAATCTTTCAAAATCATTTTCTGATAAAATTGTTGAACAATTTCCAACCACGTGATATGTACTCGGAGAATCATCAATAAATTCTATCATTTCTCTTGCAAAACTCTTGATTTCTAAGTCGTGAAATTCTGCTTTTAGTTTTTTACTATCCATTATTTCACCTCTATTTCATATATTTTCCCAAATTTATTTTTTAGGTAATTTACATAATATTTAGCTGAGAATTCTTCACCAGTTGCATTTAATATTACATCTTTAGGATCTTTAAATGAACCAAATTGATGTATTTTTTCTTTAAGCCAATTATTAATGTTTTCAAAATTACAATTTTCTAATTCTTTAGATATATCTATATCTTTTTCCATAGCTTTATATATTTGAGCTGAATAAGCTGAACCTAATGCATAAGAAGAGAAATATCCAAATGATCCTTGTGACCAGTGTACATCTTGTAATATTCCTTCTGAATAAGTCATAGGTCTTACACCTAAATATTCTTCATATTTATCTGCCCATTTTTTAGCAATTTCTTCTGCATCTTCTACTTTTTCTAAATCAGAGAATATTTCTTTTTCTAATTCATATCTTATCATTACATGAATTGGATAAGTTAATTCATCTGCTTCAACTCTTATTAATGAAGTATTTACTTCATTTAATATTAATTTAAATTCATCAAGAGTAATATCCATACCAAAATATTTATCCATTAAATCGTATAATACCTTAGTAAAGCTATCATTCTTACAGAACATGTTTTCAAATATTCTTGATTGAGATTCATGTATACCCATAGAAACTCCTCCACCAAGAAAATTATTTTGGTATATATCAGATATTTGTTGTTCGTATAAAGCATGACCAGTTTCATGTATAGTTGAATATATTGCTGAAAGTGGGTCATTTTCATAATAATGTGTAGTTATTCTAACATCTTTATTACTTGTATTAGTAGTAAAAGGGTGTTCACTTTCTTTTATCACTCCAGAATTATAGTCATATCTTAATATTTCTGAAACTTCTTTAGACAATTCTCTTTGTTTATCTATTGGATAAGGTTTAGCTAAAAATCTAGATTTAATATCTTTTAATTCTTCTCTTTTCTTAGTTATTACCTCTTTGATAAATGGTGTTAATTCATCTTTAATATTCTTAAAGAATTCATCAACAATTTCTACAGTTAATTCATTTTCATAATCACTTAGTAAAAGATTATATGGATGACCTGTATATCCTCTATATTTTATAAACTCTTTGTTATATTTAATAACTTCTTCTAAATAAGAGGCATAAATTGATAAATTATTACTTCTTTTAGCTTCCCCCCATTTTTGTGTAGATATAGTTGATAATTCAACATATTTAGAATACACCTCTACCGGTATTTTACTCATTTTATCAAATATTTTTTTTCTCATATTTAATATTAATTTTCTATCAATTTCATTTAAATTTTCAACATTTAAACCATAAACTATTTCTTTTACCTCATCATTTATTAAAGTTAAATAAGAAAGTTCCGTTAGAGTTGCTAAAGTCTTAGAAATACTTAAAGTTGCATTTTTAGGAGCTTCTGTTTCTAAGTCCCATGATAAAATTGTTATTGCATGTTCATATGCTCTATTTTTTTCAAGTATCTCTTTTAATCTAATAATTTTATCCATTTAAATCACCTTCTCCTTTTCATTATTCTTTCATTTAATTATACCTTTTTTTATTTATTTTTTCAATTAAAAATACAAAAAAAATTATTTAAAAAAAAAAGTCTTAAAACCCTTTTCAAATCAGTTTTAAGACATAATTTTTATTTATCAAATTTTGATTTATAGAACATTTCATTCATTACTTCTAAAAGTTTCTTTTTATCTTCTTCATTTACACTCTTATCATTAAAGAATAATGTAGCTTTTTTCACTATATCATTTAATTCTACAAATTCATCTATATTTGCTCCAGCTAAGTTCATTATATTTATCTTATCTAACGAATAAATTTCACATAATCCTGCAAGAACTTTTATAGGAGTCTTATTACTTTCTCCATCTTCTATTCTTTTTATATTAGTATGTGCATAGCTTATTCCTTTTTCGTTTAATTTTGCTTCAACTTCCCTTAATGAATATCCTTTTCTTTCTCTGGCATTCTTTAAAGTTTGTCCTAGATCCATCATAATTTTCCCTCCAGCTTTAATAATATAACACATTATAACATTTAAGTTAGAAAAAAGCAACATTTTTTTATTTTTTTAAATTTATTGTTGCATTTTTAAAACAAATATGGTATATTAGTGTTATAAAAATAAAACACGGAGGAATGAAAATGATAGCTGCATTATTAAAAAAAACAAATTTCGAATATTTATTAGAGGGTATTTTAAATATATTACCATTTACTTTTATACTTAATCTTATTCCTTTTTTACTTGTAGAACTATCTTTAACTGCTTTAATTATTTTAGCAATTATATTTATATTACAGGTATATTTATTATTCAAACTTTCTGATATCGTAGAATAGGAGTATCACTTTGATTATTATACCCATAAAACTTTCAAAAGAAGACGAAAAAATAATTAAGGCATATGTTAAAATTAATAATTTAGATTTATCAAATTTCATAAGAAATATTATTATAAATAAAATAAAAGAAGAATATATATTAGAAGAAAAATATTTACTTGAAACTATAGAAAAGAATAAACATAATGAAATATATAAGCATTTCGAATTACTTGATTCATTAGAATAAAAAAGAGTTTGTAATAGTAATTACAAGCTCTTTTTATTTATACTAAAATTTTAATATAGAATAAACATCTTTACCTTCTAATACTTCTCTACCTTTAAGGTCTACAAGTTCTATTAGGAAAGCTAATTCGTGTACTTCTGCACCTAATTCTTCAACTAAATCTACCATTGCTTTTGCAGTTCCACCTGTTGCTAATAAATCATCAACTATCAATACTTTAGCGCCTTTTTCAAATGCATCTTTATGTATTTCTATTGCATTTTTACCGTATTCTAATGAATATTCTGCTCTAACAGTTTCTGCAGGTAGTTTTCCTGATTTTCTTGCCGGAACAAAACCTGCCCCTATATTATATGCAATTGCAGCTCCAAATATAAAACCTCTTGCATCTGCACCTAATACATAATCTATTCCTTGATCTTTGTATCTGTTAGTAAAGTCTTCAATAATTAATCTTAATCCTTCTTTATCTTTAAGAGCTGTAGTAATATCTCTAAATATTATTCCTGGCTCTGGAAAATCAGGGATGCTTCTAATCATTTCATCTAATTTTTGAATTTGTAATTTATCCATCATCTCTCCTATCTTTTGATAATAAGTTTAACTTTTTCTATTTTCTTATTATCAACTTTTAAAACTTGTATAATATAATCATCATTTATTACTTTATCATTTTCATTTGCTACTCTTTCAAGTTTATACTGTATATATCCTGAAATAGTATCATATTCTTCAGATTCTTCTATATTTAATTCATATTTTTCATTAATTTCATCAACTAATGTTTCTCCTAATAACTCATATACATTTTCCGAAATTGATTTAAAGTTTTCTTCTTCAATATCATATTCATCTCTAATTTCTCCTACTATTTCTTCTAGTAAGTCTTCTATAGTTATTAGTCCTAAAGTTCCTCCATATTCATCTATAATTATAGCCATATGTTGTTGTTTTTGTCTAAAGAATTCTAACATATCTGTTAATGTTACAGTTTCTGGTACATAAACAACATCTTTAATCAGATTCTTTAATTTAATATTTCTATCCTTATATTTTAAAAGGTCTTTAGTATACATTACTCCACAAATATCATCTATACTTTCTTTGTATAAAGGTATACGTGAAAACTCATGTTCAATAATATCATCCCATACATCATTTAATATTTCTTCTTGATCATAAGCTACTATAGATGTTCTAGGTGTCATTATTTCTTTAACAGTAGTATCTGTAAAAGTAAAGATACTGTGTATCATTTCTTTTTCTTCTTTTTCTACTTCATTATTATTAGCATAACTAATAATATTTTTGATATCCTCTTCAGTAAGATCTCTCTCACCTATATCTTCTCCATTGTTAAATATATTGTTTATTTGTTTGTATAAAAACTCAATAATTACAACTAATGGATAAAGTAATATCATTAAAACATCAATAAAGTCTATAGTATATATTAATGTTTTATATATATCTATTTTAGCAATAACCTTAATAAATGTCTGTAGAACAATCAATAGTACTACTGATATTACAAAAAGTGTAATACTAGAACCCAAAAATATTCCTAAATTAAAGTTAACTATTTTTAGATATAGTGCTATAAGTAGTAGATTTAAAATATTTGAAACTACTTTATATCTTATTAAACTTTCTAAAAATTTTGCTACTTTTCTTTTGTTATCCTCATCTACTTCCTTTAGATGATTTTTTTCTATATAATTTAAATACATAAAACTTGTATCAAACGCACTTAAAATCGAAAAAAATACTAAAGTTATCAAGAGGGCTATTATTATATTAATACTTATCTTAATACATCTCCTTTTTAGAAAACATTCTAACTAATTTTATCATATCATATATTTTTTTTCAATTACATATTATTTAGCTTAAAAGCACTAATAGTATTTTTTATTAATGAATAAATAGTCATAGGGCCAACACCACCTGGAACTGGACTAATGAAGCTAGCATTTGAATTTATCATAACATCATCAAAGTCTACATCACCTGAAATTTTACCCTCAAATTCTGATATTCCAACATCAATTACAACTGCTCCATCTTTAATATCTTTACCCTTAATTAATCTTGGAACTCCTGTCGCACTTATTAAAATATCTGCTTGTTTTACTTTATGAAACAAATCTTTTGTTTTACTATTACAAACTTGTACTGTAGCTCCTTCATTAATTAGCATTAAAGCTAAAGGTTTACCAACTATATTTGATCTACCAATTATTACTACATCCATTCCTTCTATCCCTATGTTATAATATGATAAAAGTTCCATTATTCCTTGTGGGGTACATGAATAAATACCCTTATCTTTAAATAATAAATTACCTACATTTTCTGGATGAAATCCATCTACATCCTTATTAGGTGATATAGCTGACATAATTGAAATATAGTTAATATGAGAAGGTAATGGAAGTTGAACTAATATCCCATCTATCTTTTTATTATCATTTAATTTTTTGATTTCTAATATCAGTTCACTCTCAGATATATTTTCATCAAAAGAAATAGTCTCTTGATATATACCTAATTCATCACATTTTCTTGTTTTCATATTTAAATATATACTTGAAGCTTTATCATTACCTACTTTAATAAATGCAAGTCCTGCTTTTCTTCCTATTTTTTCACTTAACTCTTGGTATTCTTCTCTTAATTTTTCATACAGTATATTTGATACATAACGTCCATCTAATATACTTTTAGTCAAAATTAATTCCTCCTCTTAATTCTGGGTTTATTCTCCAGAAATTTAATTCTTTAAGTTTTGCTGAAATGTCTGCATTAACTACTGCGGTATTACTATTTAATTCTAATTTACAAGCAGTCATATTTAAAATTGCTTCTACTCCAGCTTCTATTAATTCATTTGTAGCCATTTGAGCATACTCACTATTAATAGCTAAAACAACAGTATGTACTCTGTTTTTCTTAATATATTCAATACAGTTTTTTGCATCTTGTACTACTATTCCTAAATTAGGTATTTCTTTACCTATTTTTTTAGGATCTTTATCAAAAACTGCTTTTAATTTGAACCCTTCTCCTAAAACATCAGTATTCAATGCTATCATTTTACCAACATGTCCATATCCTAATAAGATTAGTTCATTTTCTCTATCTATACCTAAGATAGATTCTATTTCTCTAATTAAAGCACTTACGCTATATCCTTTACCTCTTACCCCAAATTCTCCAAAAGTAGATAAGTCTTTTCTTACTTGAACAGCTGTAGTATTCATTTTTTGAGCTAACTCTATAGAGTTAATTTCTGGTTGTACTTTTTCTAAATCTTTCAATATCCCTAAGTACAGGGCTAGTCTTGCTACTATACGTCCTGAAACATCTTTTGGACTATATTTTTTTATCATCAAAAATTCCTCCTTATTCCAACACATCTAATTTATTTATTTGTCTTCCATTAATAAAATCTAAAGCGCTTTGTTTCTTTTTACCTTCAAGTTTTAATTCTTTAAGTATTATTGCACCATCACCAGTTTTTACAACTATTCCTTGTTTATTTAGGTCTATTACTGTTCCTGGTAATTCATCTCCTACATATTCTATCACTTCTGATGAATATAGTTTTAATACTTTATCATTTAAAGTTGTATAAGCTTCTGGGAAAGGATTTAATCCCCTTATTTTATTAAATATAGTTAAACTATCTTTACTAAAATCTACTTTCGTTTCTTCTTTTTTAATTGGCTTAACAAAAGTAGCTAAACTATGATCTTGTTTAGTTGCTTTTACTGTATTATTTTTCATCATTTCAACTGCTTGTTGAACTCCACGTGCTCCTAAAACTTTTAACCTATCATGTAGTGTTCCTAAATTATCTTCTTTTAATATTTCAGTCTCTAAAGTACAGATTACATCTCCTTCATCAAGATTTTCATCTATATACATAATAGATACTCCAGTTTTATCATCACCATTTAAGATGGCAGCATGTATAGGTGCTGCTCCTCTATATTTAGGTAATAGTGATGAATGCACATTAATAATTCCATATTTTGGTAAATCAATAATATTTTTGGGTATTATCATACCATATGCTACTACTACTATTAAATCAGCATTATATTTCTTTAATATTTCATAAGTTTCTTCAGTTCTTAAA from the Streptobacillus canis genome contains:
- a CDS encoding carboxypeptidase M32; the encoded protein is MDKIIRLKEILEKNRAYEHAITILSWDLETEAPKNATLSISKTLATLTELSYLTLINDEVKEIVYGLNVENLNEIDRKLILNMRKKIFDKMSKIPVEVYSKYVELSTISTQKWGEAKRSNNLSIYASYLEEVIKYNKEFIKYRGYTGHPYNLLLSDYENELTVEIVDEFFKNIKDELTPFIKEVITKKREELKDIKSRFLAKPYPIDKQRELSKEVSEILRYDYNSGVIKESEHPFTTNTSNKDVRITTHYYENDPLSAIYSTIHETGHALYEQQISDIYQNNFLGGGVSMGIHESQSRIFENMFCKNDSFTKVLYDLMDKYFGMDITLDEFKLILNEVNTSLIRVEADELTYPIHVMIRYELEKEIFSDLEKVEDAEEIAKKWADKYEEYLGVRPMTYSEGILQDVHWSQGSFGYFSSYALGSAYSAQIYKAMEKDIDISKELENCNFENINNWLKEKIHQFGSFKDPKDVILNATGEEFSAKYYVNYLKNKFGKIYEIEVK
- a CDS encoding helix-turn-helix domain-containing protein, yielding MMDLGQTLKNARERKGYSLREVEAKLNEKGISYAHTNIKRIEDGESNKTPIKVLAGLCEIYSLDKINIMNLAGANIDEFVELNDIVKKATLFFNDKSVNEEDKKKLLEVMNEMFYKSKFDK
- a CDS encoding DUF6290 family protein: MIIIPIKLSKEDEKIIKAYVKINNLDLSNFIRNIIINKIKEEYILEEKYLLETIEKNKHNEIYKHFELLDSLE
- a CDS encoding adenine phosphoribosyltransferase — its product is MDKLQIQKLDEMIRSIPDFPEPGIIFRDITTALKDKEGLRLIIEDFTNRYKDQGIDYVLGADARGFIFGAAIAYNIGAGFVPARKSGKLPAETVRAEYSLEYGKNAIEIHKDAFEKGAKVLIVDDLLATGGTAKAMVDLVEELGAEVHELAFLIELVDLKGREVLEGKDVYSILKF
- a CDS encoding hemolysin family protein, whose translation is MITLVFFSILSAFDTSFMYLNYIEKNHLKEVDEDNKRKVAKFLESLIRYKVVSNILNLLLIALYLKIVNFNLGIFLGSSITLFVISVVLLIVLQTFIKVIAKIDIYKTLIYTIDFIDVLMILLYPLVVIIEFLYKQINNIFNNGEDIGERDLTEEDIKNIISYANNNEVEKEEKEMIHSIFTFTDTTVKEIMTPRTSIVAYDQEEILNDVWDDIIEHEFSRIPLYKESIDDICGVMYTKDLLKYKDRNIKLKNLIKDVVYVPETVTLTDMLEFFRQKQQHMAIIIDEYGGTLGLITIEDLLEEIVGEIRDEYDIEEENFKSISENVYELLGETLVDEINEKYELNIEESEEYDTISGYIQYKLERVANENDKVINDDYIIQVLKVDNKKIEKVKLIIKR
- a CDS encoding bifunctional 5,10-methylenetetrahydrofolate dehydrogenase/5,10-methenyltetrahydrofolate cyclohydrolase; this encodes MTKSILDGRYVSNILYEKLREEYQELSEKIGRKAGLAFIKVGNDKASSIYLNMKTRKCDELGIYQETISFDENISESELILEIKKLNDNKKIDGILVQLPLPSHINYISIMSAISPNKDVDGFHPENVGNLLFKDKGIYSCTPQGIMELLSYYNIGIEGMDVVIIGRSNIVGKPLALMLINEGATVQVCNSKTKDLFHKVKQADILISATGVPRLIKGKDIKDGAVVIDVGISEFEGKISGDVDFDDVMINSNASFISPVPGGVGPMTIYSLIKNTISAFKLNNM
- a CDS encoding redox-sensing transcriptional repressor Rex — protein: MIKKYSPKDVSGRIVARLALYLGILKDLEKVQPEINSIELAQKMNTTAVQVRKDLSTFGEFGVRGKGYSVSALIREIESILGIDRENELILLGYGHVGKMIALNTDVLGEGFKLKAVFDKDPKKIGKEIPNLGIVVQDAKNCIEYIKKNRVHTVVLAINSEYAQMATNELIEAGVEAILNMTACKLELNSNTAVVNADISAKLKELNFWRINPELRGGINFD